In one window of Microplitis demolitor isolate Queensland-Clemson2020A chromosome 4, iyMicDemo2.1a, whole genome shotgun sequence DNA:
- the LOC103577428 gene encoding GTP-binding protein Di-Ras2 codes for MTDYERIRLVVLGGAGVGKSAIIRRLLGQGFTERYRPTVEDLYSRECILGTMTFKVDLLDTAGDLQFPAMRRLSIATAHAFLLVYATTSSPSFDCVKMCFEEVREQRPDYQEVPIVVAGNKLDLASVRREVPIEDVSEWLFCELPKLRAKVMECSAKDDYNIKELFRCFVTLSKIVPKNPGGELDESGLRRRCSAYGSRRSGSPNGRTGSAGSGPTQQVLAAQGTSVVAVAEEVKSKPRSRSLIRRASRKTKQQIRESHADDCNIS; via the exons atgacagaCTATGAGAGAATACGTTTGGTCGTTCTTGGTGGTGCTGGGGTTGGAAAGAGCGCTATTATTAGAAGACTTCTTGGTCAAGGTTTCACTGAAAGATACAGACCGACTGTCGAGGATCTTTATTCACGTGAATGTATCCTCGGTACAATGACATTTAAAGTTGATCTTTTAGATACTGCAG GAGACTTGCAGTTTCCAGCAATGAGAAGACTAAGCATAGCAACAGCGCATGCATTTCTTTTAGTTTACGCGACAACTTCATCGCCAAGTTTTGACTGTGTTAAGATGTGCTTCGAAGAAGTTAGAGAGCAACGACCTGACTACCAA GAAGTACCAATAGTTGTGGCAGGCAACAAATTAGATTTAGCATCAGTAAGACGTGAAGTACCAATTGAGGATGTCAGTGAATGGCTTTTCTGTGAGCTGCCAAAACTCCGTGCCAAAGTAATGGAGTGTTCAGCCAAAGATGACTACAATATAAAAGAACTATTCAGGTGTTTTGTCACACTCTCGAAAATAGTACCTAAGAATCCGGGCGGTGAACTCGACGAATCCGGACTGAGAAGAAGATGTTCCGCTTACGGATCTCGAcg ATCTGGAAGCCCGAACGGAAGAACCGGTAGTGCTGGTTCGGGGCCTACGCAACAAGTATTAGCAGCACAAGGAACGAGTGTAGTCGCTGTTGCTGAAGAAGTCAAGAGTAAACCTCGCAGCAGAAGTCTTATAAGACGAGCATCTAGAAAAACAAAGCAGCAGATCCGCGAGTCGCATGCTGATGAttgtaatatttcttaa